A genome region from Pseudomonas sp. N3-W includes the following:
- a CDS encoding lipopolysaccharide kinase InaA family protein, which yields MAGWNLEPAYSDLAEHFGSLDAVFALKGERLTHDPLSEVIRVQLNGVNYYVKRYTGAGKGLRRYLGKPRVRAEWQNLRRFAKWGIPTADVVAWGLERRGAAYDRGAMITLELPRTEDLSALAERHDPKLADRAWVDVISRQLAGYTRTMHDHRFTHNDLKWRNLLIDDQAQLFLIDCPNGDFWRGFWLKYRITKDLACLDKVAKYHLSATQRLRFYLQYRQCDRLNAADKKRIRHVVRFFEGRE from the coding sequence ATGGCGGGTTGGAACCTGGAGCCCGCTTACAGCGATCTGGCAGAACACTTCGGCAGTCTCGATGCGGTATTCGCCCTCAAGGGTGAACGCCTGACCCACGACCCGCTGTCGGAAGTCATTCGCGTGCAGCTCAACGGCGTCAACTATTACGTCAAGCGCTACACCGGTGCCGGCAAGGGCCTGCGCCGTTACCTGGGCAAGCCACGGGTGAGGGCCGAGTGGCAGAACCTCAGGCGCTTCGCCAAGTGGGGCATTCCGACCGCCGACGTGGTGGCCTGGGGTCTGGAGCGTCGTGGTGCGGCTTACGACCGTGGCGCGATGATCACCCTCGAACTGCCGCGCACCGAGGACTTGTCGGCGCTGGCCGAGCGCCATGATCCGAAACTGGCGGACCGCGCCTGGGTCGATGTTATCAGCCGACAGCTGGCGGGCTACACCCGTACCATGCACGACCACCGGTTCACCCATAACGACTTGAAGTGGCGCAACCTGCTGATCGACGATCAGGCGCAGTTGTTTCTGATTGACTGCCCCAACGGCGATTTCTGGCGTGGCTTCTGGCTCAAGTACCGCATCACCAAGGACCTGGCCTGCCTCGACAAGGTGGCCAAGTATCACTTGTCGGCCACCCAGCGCCTGCGCTTCTACTTGCAATACCGTCAGTGTGATCGACTCAATGCCGCCGACAAAAAGCGCATCCGGCACGTGGTGAGATTTTTCGAGGGACGCGAATGA
- a CDS encoding lipopolysaccharide kinase InaA family protein yields the protein MTDFLAAQDRALLERHGLGTFDALWAKQLEAVDEPNTARGGWSSVFRLELEGQGYYLKRQSNYLTRTLSAPLGEPSFAREFRNISRYEKLGIPALKAAFFGERKVDGEVRAILLTRALDGWDDLDWLLQRWAKLSATQHSAILQACGQLARRLHGVRQVHGCFYPKHIFLQGRGDAYQAQLIDLEKTRPLLFGQRDRTKDLEPLLRRAPEWSDAQLRELLAAYLDQPQDSTLVDRWVKRLTARRSQKETR from the coding sequence ATGACTGATTTTCTCGCCGCGCAAGACCGTGCGCTGCTTGAGCGCCACGGCCTTGGTACGTTCGACGCGCTGTGGGCCAAGCAGCTTGAGGCGGTGGACGAACCCAATACCGCTCGTGGCGGCTGGAGCAGTGTGTTTCGCCTGGAACTTGAAGGTCAGGGTTACTACCTCAAGCGCCAGAGCAACTACCTGACCCGCACCTTGAGCGCGCCGCTCGGCGAGCCAAGTTTCGCCCGTGAGTTTCGCAATATCAGTCGCTATGAAAAGCTCGGCATTCCCGCGCTCAAGGCCGCGTTCTTCGGTGAGCGCAAGGTCGATGGCGAAGTGCGGGCCATTCTGCTGACCCGTGCGCTGGACGGCTGGGACGACCTGGATTGGCTGTTGCAACGCTGGGCAAAGCTGAGCGCCACGCAGCACTCGGCGATTCTGCAAGCGTGTGGACAGCTGGCGCGACGCCTGCACGGTGTGCGCCAGGTGCACGGCTGCTTTTACCCCAAACACATTTTCCTCCAGGGCCGCGGCGATGCATATCAGGCGCAGTTGATCGACCTGGAAAAGACCCGGCCCCTGCTGTTCGGTCAGCGTGACCGGACCAAGGACCTGGAGCCATTGCTGCGTCGGGCACCGGAATGGAGCGACGCGCAGTTGCGCGAATTGCTGGCGGCTTATCTGGATCAACCGCAGGACAGCACGCTGGTGGATCGCTGGGTCAAGCGTCTGACCGCACGACGCAGTCAAAAGGAGACCCGTTGA
- a CDS encoding lipopolysaccharide kinase InaA family protein encodes MRLSELKSAGRTPSLPLSISLADAAGPAELQLLSLLRVLPGQRYVGAGVWRGRPVLAKLLVGSKAARHFKRELDGVRLLADQGLTTPQLLADGLQDGEGGWLLFDFLEGAESLGDTWKQVENLPVLSDGQGAVIAEALGAIGQMHRKGLWQEDLHLDNLLRQRGRLYLIDGGGICAETPGQPLSRHKVLENLGVFFAQLPKSLEPFTEELLVYYLLSNGEHALPMEALQKQIDKIRRWRLRDLLVKVGRECTLFSVRRGAFGLRAIRREEEAAMLSVLEQADVLLDQGHLYKTGGAASVGKVEVAGRALVIKRYNIKNFAHWLKRFWRPSRAWHSWREGNRLMFLGIATPKPLAVLEKRFLWLRSRAYLVTEYLAGPDIIERFAPYVESGAAPESELLALDQLFAELIRERISHGDFKGHNLFWQQGRWALIDLDSMCQHRSVGSFAPAYARDRARFMRNWPESSALYQVIDQRLPKDISGEA; translated from the coding sequence ATGCGGCTGTCCGAACTGAAAAGCGCCGGTCGTACCCCGAGTCTGCCGCTGAGTATTTCGCTGGCCGATGCGGCCGGCCCGGCAGAGTTGCAACTGCTCAGCCTGTTGCGGGTGTTGCCGGGTCAGCGGTATGTCGGCGCCGGTGTGTGGCGTGGGCGACCGGTGCTGGCCAAATTGCTGGTGGGCAGCAAGGCTGCGCGGCACTTTAAGCGTGAGCTGGACGGCGTGCGGTTGCTGGCCGATCAGGGCCTGACCACCCCGCAATTGCTGGCGGACGGTTTGCAGGACGGCGAAGGTGGCTGGCTGCTGTTCGACTTCCTTGAGGGCGCGGAAAGCCTGGGAGACACCTGGAAGCAGGTCGAAAATTTGCCAGTATTGTCGGACGGGCAAGGAGCGGTGATCGCCGAGGCATTGGGCGCTATCGGCCAAATGCATCGCAAAGGCTTGTGGCAGGAAGACCTGCACCTGGACAACCTGCTGCGCCAGCGCGGTCGGCTGTACCTGATCGATGGCGGCGGCATCTGCGCCGAGACACCTGGCCAGCCACTGTCGAGGCACAAAGTGCTGGAAAACCTCGGGGTGTTTTTCGCCCAGTTGCCCAAGTCCCTGGAACCGTTCACCGAAGAATTGCTGGTGTATTACCTGTTGAGCAACGGTGAGCATGCGTTGCCGATGGAAGCGTTGCAGAAGCAGATCGACAAGATCCGGCGCTGGCGCTTGAGAGATTTGCTGGTCAAGGTCGGCCGCGAATGCACGCTGTTCAGCGTGCGTCGCGGCGCGTTCGGCTTGCGGGCGATTCGCCGCGAAGAAGAGGCGGCAATGCTGTCGGTGCTGGAGCAGGCTGATGTGTTGCTCGATCAGGGCCACTTGTACAAGACCGGCGGCGCGGCCAGTGTCGGCAAGGTCGAGGTGGCCGGGCGTGCGCTGGTGATCAAGCGCTACAACATCAAGAATTTCGCCCACTGGCTCAAGCGCTTCTGGCGCCCGAGCCGCGCCTGGCACTCGTGGCGCGAAGGCAATCGCCTGATGTTCCTCGGCATCGCCACGCCCAAGCCGCTGGCGGTACTGGAGAAGCGTTTTCTCTGGTTGCGCAGTCGCGCCTATCTGGTCACCGAATACCTGGCCGGGCCGGACATCATCGAGCGCTTTGCGCCTTATGTTGAAAGCGGCGCCGCACCAGAATCCGAGTTGCTGGCGCTGGATCAACTGTTCGCCGAATTGATTCGCGAGCGGATCAGCCACGGTGATTTCAAGGGCCACAACCTGTTCTGGCAGCAGGGCCGTTGGGCACTGATCGACCTCGATTCGATGTGTCAGCACCGCTCGGTGGGCAGCTTTGCCCCGGCGTATGCGCGCGATCGGGCACGGTTCATGCGAAACTGGCCTGAGAGCAGCGCGCTGTATCAGGTCATTGATCAGCGTCTTCCCAAGGATATCTCGGGCGAAGCCTGA